The Oncorhynchus kisutch isolate 150728-3 linkage group LG14, Okis_V2, whole genome shotgun sequence genomic sequence cctgtttcagtcttcaagagatttgagactgggacgggggttcaccttccagaaggacactgaccctaagcatactactAAACCAACACttgaggggaaacatttaaatgtcttgcaatggcctagtcaaagcccagacctcaatccaattgagaatctgtggtatgacttaaagattgctgtacatcaATGGAAcctatccaacttgaaggagctggagcagttttgccttgaagaatgggcaaaaattccagcagctagatgtgccaagcttatagagacaaaccccaagagacatgcagctgtaattgcttggggcggcaggtagcctagtggttaaagcgttggacttgtaaccgaaaggttgcaaaataaaatccccgagctgacaaggttctgcccctgaacaaggcagttaacccactgttcataggccatcattgaaaataagaatttgttcttaactgactttcttagttaaataaaggtaaaataaaacaaagtggctctacaaagtgactttgggggggtgaatagttatgcacgctcaagttcagttttttttgtcttatttcttgtttgtttcacaataaaatattttgcatcttcaaagtggtagtcatgttgtgtaaatcaaatgatgcaaacccccccaaaaactattttaattccaggttgtaaggcaacaaaataggaaaaatgcaaagcgggtgaatactttcgcaagccactgtggGATGAGTTTTAATTTTGAAGAGAGGGTCATGATATGTACGGTGTGCTGTGCCAGCTGGACATCTACGGATGTTGAGTGTACAGTCCCCTAACCTAACACTCTACCAAGGTCTAACCCCTAACACTGACCACTACAAAggtctaaaccctaacccctgcccaggtttaacccctaacctctaccaaggtcaaacccctaaccctaacctctataaCAAggtctgacccctaaccctaacctctaccaAGGTCTACACACAGCTAGCCcacttgtgtgtatgtatgtatgtgtgtgtgtgtgtgtgtgctcagtgcACCAATGAAACCCAACTGAAGATGACCTCTTCACTTAAACCTAACCCTCTACTCAAatttcaaaaacaagaaaatggtgccgtctgctttgcttaatataagatattttaaatgatttatacttttacttttgatacttaagtatcaagAGTACATTTAATTGCTAaaagatacttaagtatatttaaaaccaaatacctttagacttttactcaagtagaattttactggctgactttcacttttatttgagtaactttctattaaggtatctttacttttactcaagtatgacaattgatgATATAGCATAGGACATATACACTTTTATCAAATAAAGTACACATTATTCAAGTACACATGACTTTACCCGTGCAGTGTAACGCCTGAAAGCTAAAGACATGTTGTGTGTTGATGGGCAACATTTTAAAATTATTTCAAAACTTGCTTCCAAGCATAATGGCAAACGATAAAGAGAGGAGGATACTGATAACTTTAAAGACGGTACTTGGCGAGAGTTGTGTATCGTCTTTTTGCAAAAAGGTTCATTTTAGCTACGCGGCTGAAAGTAGGCGACCGCTAGAGACCCCTTTCAGACACAACACATATCTCCCTCGTTCTTTTATTTTAAGACTTATATTGGAACTTTTAATGAAGTTACAATTAAATATGGAAGTTTATTTTTGTCAAatcttataaatacatttaaaatgttgACTTCTATGGCAGTACAACAATATTTTTATTCAGGCATCTGATAACGCACCAACATCGACGCCATCTATGTTCTTAAAGGCCCATTTCCAGTTTGCAAGAAGTGAAAGTAAATGGGAATTTATTACAACCAAAACACTCTGAAAGTGGTTGATTGAACAGTAATTTAAGTTATTTCATTCTCAACACACATGATGTTTGTCGCGGCAGAATGCACCCCAACGTCTTTTAAAGACTTTACCCTGATTATGGTGAGTTAACTGCCATGCTTACTCTGTATTTATGCTCTATCATTGTGTCTAATTGGTTTCAACGTGTGCTGCACGCTTCTACTACAgtgtctattctactgtattgtatcTAACCAAATGTCACATTGTCTGTCTACAGCCAGCAATCTCTGTTGGAAATGTGGGGCAGCTGGCAGTGGACCTGATTGTTTCTACGCTCAACATGTGTCGAGTCGGATACATCCACACTGACTGTCTCATCCCTATGGCAGGGAACAACCCTTATGCTACATTCGCTGAGAACGCCAACGACCTCAGTACCAATGCAGAAGGTACACTAAATATACaaaacagtggaggctggtgggaggagatatgaggacaggctcattgttaTGACTGGAATGGATTAAATGTAAAGATATcaaacatggaaaccacatgtttgactcttccattgattccattctaGCCATAACAATGAGCCTGgcttcctatagctcctcccaccagcctctgctaatacaaaaatatgtggacatcccttcaagttagtggatttggctatttcaggcaCTATAAAAtcggcacacagccatgcaatctccatagagaaacattggcagtaaactGGCAGTaaaccgtcataggatgccacctttccaacagttcatcacatttctgccctgctacatctgccctggtcaactgcatcccactgctggcttgcttctgaagctaagcagggttggtcttggtcagtccctggatgggagaccagatgctgctggaagtggtgttggagggccaataggatgcaccctttcctctggtctaaaaaaatatcccaatgccccagggcagtgattggggacattgccctgtgtagggtgctgtcttttggatgggatgttaaacgggtgtcctgactctgtggtcactaaagatcccttagcacttattgtaagagcccggtgtcctggctaaattcccaatctggccctcataccatcacgaccacctaatcatccccagtttacaattggctcattcatccccctcctctcccctgtaactattccccaggttgtagctgtaaatgaaaatgtgttctcagttaacttacctggtaaaataagggttaaataaataaaaagtgctgttattgtggagtggaaatgtctaggagcaacaacggctcagtggCAATGTGGTAGGCCACAACTTCCACCGAGTGGtgaagcgtgtaaaaattgtctCTCATCGGTTGCAAACctccctaccgagttccaaactgcttctgaaAGCAACGGCAGCACAATAACTTTTCATCAGGAAAAGTtattgaaatgggtttccatgaccaagcagctgcacacaagccgaatcaccatgcgcaatgccaagcgtcggctggagtggtgtaaagctcgccgccattggactctggagcagtggaaacatgttctctggagtgatgtatcacacttcaccatctggcagtccgacagatgaatctgggtttggcggagtgccaactgtaaaggtggaaataatggtctggggctgtttttcatggttcgtgcttggccacttagttccagtgaagggaaatcttaatgctacagaatacaatgacatagacgattctgtgcttccaactttgtggcaacagtttggggaaggccctttcctgtttcagcatgacaatgccccttgcacaaagcgaggtccatacagaattgGTTTGTCAAgataggtgtggaagaacttgactgacctgcagagagccctgacctcaaccccatcaaacatatTTGGGATGACTTGGAATGCTGtctgcgagccaggcttaatcgcccaacctcactaatgctgttgtggctgagtGAAAGTAAGCccccgcagcaatattccaaagtagtggaaagccttcccagaagagtggagactgttatagacGCAAAGGGTGGACCAGCTCTatattggggctcccgagtggcgcagcggtctaaggaactgcatctcagcATTGGAGATgttactacagatcctggttcgatttcaggctgtatcacaaccggctgtgattgggagtcccatagggcggcacacaattggcccagcattgtccgggtttggctggggtaggccgtcattataaacaagagtttgttcttaactgacttgcctggttaaattaaaggttaatgcccatgattttgttcgacaagcaggtgtccacatacttttggtcttgTAGTGAAATAGGGTAGTTGTCTATGTAACACTGTACTGTTAATGATCATAATGTACAATAGTCATCGCTTCAGTCACATTGACATGGAATGAGATTCTCTCCTCTCTTGAACAGTGTACTCTTCTCCAGAGTTGAGGTTGGCAGTTCTTCAGATCAGAACCCCAATTATCCAGGTAATGTAACAGAGGTCGGCTTCATTTAACCCATTCTATTTGTAACCGAGTTAAGCCTTAAAGGAGAAGCTCACCCCAAAACACTTCTGGGCCCTTTATAACACTTGCCTGGCTGTTTGTCAGTACCCCAGACTGTTTGTCAGTACCCCAGACTGTTTGTCAGTACCCCAGACTGTTTGTCAGTACCCCAGACTGTTTGTCAGTACCCCAGACTGTTTGTCAGTACCCCAGACTGTTTGTCAGTACCCCAGACTGTTTGTCAGTACCCCAGACTGTTTGTCAGTACCCCAGACTGTTTGTCAGTACCCCAGACTGTTTGTCAGTACCCCAGACTGTTTGTCAGTACCCCAGACTGTTTGTCAGTACCCCAGACTGTTTGTCAGTACCCCAGACTGTTTGTCAGTACCCCAGACTGTTTGTCAGTACCCCAGACTGTTTGTCAGTACCCCAGACTGTTTGTCAGTACCCCAGACTGTTTGTCAGTACCCCAGACTGTTTGTCAGTACCCCAGACTGTTTGTCAGTACCCCAGACTGTTTGTCAGTACCCCAGACTGTTTGTCAGTACCCCAGACTGTTTGTCAGTACCCCAGACTGTTTGTCAGTACCCCAGACTGTTTGTCAGTACCCCAGACTGTTTGTCAGTACCCCAGACTGTTTGTCAGTACCCCAGACTGTTTGTCAGTACCCCAGACTGTTTGTCAGTACCCCAGACTGTTTGTCAGTACCCCAGACCGTTTGTCAGTACCCCAGACCGTTTGTCAGTACCCCAGACCGTTTGTCAGTACCCCAGACCGTTTGTCAGTACCCCAGACCGTTTGTCAGTACCCCAGACCGTTTGTCAGTACCCCAGACCGTTTGTCAGTACCCCAGACTGTTTGTCAGTACCCCAGACTGTTTGTCAGTACCCCAGACCGTTTTTAGGTTCATTGTTTGAGTATTTAGATTTCTGTATTTTTATATCAACATGCTGAATTTCTACAATCACCTAAAATGCTTTGAATACTGTGTATTTATTGTTACATAAATAACAATTGGTGTCTCAGCATTGAATTGCCAAATAAATGTGTATAATGTAagaattatttaaaaaacaaagacCTACTTTGTGCGCAAAAGTCTTCCATATAAATCTGGAATCTGGTAAAAACTCTTCTTCATGGTTCTAAAATGGATAATTATAGGAGGCGGGACGAAGGAGCATCTTACTATTGGTCTTCAAGAAAGGAAATCAGAACGAAGGGAAGTTAACAAAGatggtagctagctagactagcGGTTAGTAGTCTGATGTAAAGTAAGGCTAGCGGTTAGTAGTCTGATGTAAAGTAAGGCTAGCGGTTAGTAGTCTGACAAAGTAAGGCTAGCGGTTAGTAGTCTGACGTAAAGTAAGGCTAGCGGTTAGTAGTCTGACGTAAAGTAAGGCTAGCGGTTAGTAGTCTGACGTATAGTAAGGCTAGTGGTTAGTAGTCTGACGTAAAGTTAGGCTAGCGGTTAGTAATCTCTGAAGTAAAGTAGGCAAATTACATTAGTAGTCAAGTAGCTGTGTGACGTTGGTCAAAATGAAGTGCATTAATGTTCCAGGTCTGATACAAATGCATTACACATTTTCCAATCTTTTCCTGACCTCTGGAGCTTTGTGTTAGGCATGGCAGCAGGCCATCCCACATCCTATGCTTGTTCTGGTTGGTAAGTTGTCAAGGAGGGTGGTCATGTGTGTTTGATTAGACGGCCACCGGTTGGAGCCCACACCCTATGCAACGGAGCGTCGTATACAGTCCGCTCCAAGGAGGTAAACAACGCTGCGTCAAGTGTATAGCAGCCTTGAGGGAACAGTGTAGCAGCCTTGAGGGAACAGTGTAGCAGCCTTGAGGGAACAGTGTAGCAGCCTTGAGGGAACAGTGTAGCAGCCTTGAGGGAACAGCTTACTGACATTGGTTTCACATGGATATGGTTATGCTGTTATGGTTTTTAACTTGGGAGAGGAGAACTGTCATATAGGTCCTTTCTGTTGCAGACAAAGTCCAAGAAGTTCTGTAAGCTGATGGTGTCTTGGATCAAAGCCAGTGGTTTCTCCAGGACTGTCGTGCTGTCCAGCAGTCATGCTTACCAGAGGGATGACCAACAGCTACTGGGGTACAGAACTGCTATCTACCAGAATTACTATGTTCAACTAGACTTTTGTCCATTCCATTTGTCACATGAATATATGGAGTGCATGGCATAGAGCTCTGACTGACAAATCCtacataaaatatataaaaagtatTTCGCTATCATTGTCCATGTTCCGATATTCCACCAATGAACGTGATGACAGATGAACGTGATGACAGATGAACGTGATGACAGATGAACGTGATGACAGATGAACGTGATGAACATGATGACAGATGAACGTGATGATAGATGAACCCCTTTCTTGCTCACAGGTCTCCCCTGCGTTACCTGCAGACTCCCTCCATGCAGAAGTTGACTGGTGACCGGCTGAAGGAGATGGAGTGGAAGGAGATGGAGACAGTATCTACCTTCCCTGGGGTTACTGACTCAGAGCAGCGCCTCTATATACCTGGAGGGGGCGCCACTAAAGGCCTCTTCACTGACAGGTACAGGAGACTGACGGGGGTGTAGGTAGAAGTCGCCTCTGAACACTGATACAGGATCATATTTGTTTTTACTGGCTATATTATCCTCACACATGCAGTGTGGAACACTACATCTGATAAAGAGGAATATGCTTACCTTACACAAAAAGTTCACTTgggtgcactatgcagaaatcgccatttcctggttgctaaaattctaatagttctcaTAATTTCAGTTTGTGTCAAAACACGCGAatacagtgtagagaatcattgtaccatctaaaccgctgtgaaattgCTTTTCCATATTGTATTTTCAGATGTTTGAGGCTGGTGTATCAAAcagaaagtaaaagatgcaaaaactacATTTAAGAATGGGAAGTATAGAGATCTGTACCGTGTcttagactggctttcaatgaggCTTTAAGGTTTTCTTCATGgtgttgtctctgtgttccaGCTGTGCTGAGGACATTCCTCTGGTGGTGGTGCTGATCTTCTGCTCTGAAGGAGACAACATCCCAGACGCCTTCACTCTCCTCAACCACCTCAACACCTGGCTCCACCTAGTGGACGCACCTGTAAGTGCTACTGTATGAGTACAGCCATATGATGTTATGGTTGCTtgtgtatgtatttatatttGAGTTATTAAGAAGACACTCTTGTCCAGAGCAAtttagtcagtgcattcaactaagttAAGTAGGGAAAACAAGTACATGTCACATTCATTACAAGTACACCCTTTGAAATAGTCACTAACCTCTAGTTgcacgtgacatgctggtagaaattacgTATAAAAATTGAAGTTTCCCtgaattaaagtccccggcctctAGGAGCGCCGcatctgggtgagcattttcttgtttgcttacggccttatacagctggttggtggtaaatagacagctacgaagaatctAGATGAACTCTGTTGGTAAATAttatggtctgcagcttatcgtgaggtactctacctcaggtgagcaaaaccttgagacttcctttaTATTAgagattgtgcaccagctgttgacAGAGATGCACACCACCCCCTCCCTGATCTTAccggaggctgctgttctgtcttgccaaGGCACAGAAAAAACAgctaactgtatattatccatgtcgttgttcagccatgactctgaAACACAGGATGTTAGTTATTCATGTCCCGTTTATACATGCCTATTCCATCCTTCACAGGCCCAGACGCAGCCAAAGTGGAGGATACCAGCATCATGGAGGCTTCTCTTTGGCAGTGGCATCCCCCCTGCACTCTTCTAAATCACCCAGTGGAATCTCCCCTGCCCCAACTCTCCTAAATCACCCAGTGGAATCTCCCCTGCCCCCCTGCCccaacccccccaccctctccagaAATTGGTGACTCAACCCAGATTATAGGTTGGTCTGAATGTTTAGAAAATGGGTGACAGCATCTTTGGTGTTATGAGTCCAGGTTTATAGTCCTGAAGTGTGCCTAGTGGTTATCATTACCTACCCTGCTGATGAGAATCAATATTTACTCTACGGTTATTAAAAGTATTAAATCATCTCTGTTGTTCAGTGTCAGTTAATGCAGTCTTTGTAGAGAATGTGTGAGCCCCtatatatagtggggcaaaaagtatttagtcagccaccaattgtgcaagttctcccacttaaaaagatgaggcctgtaattttcatcataggtacacttcaactataacggacaaaatgagaaaaaaacatccagaaaatcacattctaggatttttttatgaatttatttgcaaattatgatggaaaatgaTCTCAATAATttattatataccctttgttggaaatgacagaggtcaaatgttttctgtaggtCTTCACAAggctttcacacactgttgctggtattttggcccattcctccatgctgatctcctctagagcagtgatgttttggggctgttgctgggcaacactgactttcaactccctccaaagattttctatggggttgagatctggagactggctaggccactccaggaccttgaaatgcttcttacgaagccactccttcgttgcccgggcggtgtgtttgggatcattgtcatgctgaaagacccagccacgtttcatcttcaatgcccttgctgatggaaggaggttttcactcaaaatctcacgatacatggccccattcattctttcctttacacggatcagtcgtcctggtccctttgcagaaaaacagccccaaagcatgatgtttccacccccatgcttcacagtaggtatggtgttctttggatgcaactcagcattctttgtcctccaaacacgacgagttgagtttttaccaaaaagttatattttggtttcatctgaccatatgacattctcccaatcttcttctgaatcatccaaatgctttctagcaaacttcagacgggcctggacatgtactggcttaagcaaggggacacgtctggcactgcaggattt encodes the following:
- the psmg2 gene encoding proteasome assembly chaperone 2 codes for the protein MMFVAAECTPTSFKDFTLIMPAISVGNVGQLAVDLIVSTLNMCRVGYIHTDCLIPMAGNNPYATFAENANDLSTNAEVYSSPELRLAVLQIRTPIIQTKSKKFCKLMVSWIKASGFSRTVVLSSSHAYQRDDQQLLGSPLRYLQTPSMQKLTGDRLKEMEWKEMETVSTFPGVTDSEQRLYIPGGGATKGLFTDSCAEDIPLVVVLIFCSEGDNIPDAFTLLNHLNTWLHLVDAPAQTQPKWRIPASWRLLFGSGIPPALF